A single Drosophila miranda strain MSH22 chromosome XR, D.miranda_PacBio2.1, whole genome shotgun sequence DNA region contains:
- the LOC108151890 gene encoding uncharacterized protein LOC108151890 → MSAQEKVIRVGSRKSELALIQTKHVIGRLQKLYPKQRFEIHTMSTFGDRVLNVSLPKIGEKSLFTRDLEDALRNGGVDFVVHSLKDLPTALPTGMAIGAVLEREDARDALVLRENFQGHTIASLPQGSVIGTSSLRRTAQIRRLYPHLIVCDIRGNLNTRLAKLDAADSRFAGIILAQAGLVRMGWMSRISQVLEPTDLLYAVGQGALAVECRANDVQVLAMLQKLMCLNTTCRILAERSFLKTLGGGCSAPVAVWSNLQGEPLNANSQDVGLSLTGAVWSLDGAIEIRNHLSCALSEKPTGKRGAQQQLQEQQENSSSCDSPPACKRPRNGNCSSGSGSGSSDSNSNSSSPPRPQGSPPVICEDVAACEALAGYSVEQLTDLASQCPVLSNNNTLGAGGDAGGGDADTTNANGCPMQRDVISHSGGDAAGDSDTSSNVNPTPHCPLQMPVGVDFMGECPYVNNETKISYAKAGKCPVTHAAAGAVPAQPILPTPPSSRASIGSSIGDEVDNVATVSSKCPFAAMHQGSGLEAPPKESGAPAKCPFLQKTVQMFDYADEEQPKPQTVLIEDVDNLFCGLYQHPCYSRQVYERANLLGKNLAEELIKKGALDVMKIAQAEIHGKVGTTTTS, encoded by the exons ATGTCTGCGCAGGAAAAGGTCATACGAGTGGGGTCGCGGAAGAGCGAG CTGGCTCTCATTCAAACCAAACATGTCATCGGCCGACTCCAGAAACTGTATCCCAAGCAGCGGTTCGAGATAC ACACCATGTCGACGTTCGGAGATCGTGTCCTCAATGTTTCACTGCCCAAAATTGGTGAAAAAAGTCTGTTTACCCGCGACCTGGAAGATGCTCTAAGGAATGGCGGTGTCGATTTTGTGGTGCACTCGCTGAAGGATCTGCCAACGGCTTTACCGACGGGCATGGCCATTGGGGCAGTCCTAGAGCGAGAGGATGCCCGGGATGCTCTGGTTCTGCGCGAGAATTTCCAGGGCCATACGATAGCCTCTCTGCCGCAAGGAAGTGTGATTG GCACATCTTCGCTGCGACGCACCGCACAGATACGACGGCTGTATCCCCATTTAATCGTTTGCGATATCCGTGGGAATCTGAACACGCGCCTGGCGAAACTCGATGCCGCCGACTCGAGGTTCGCGGGAATTATCCTCGCCCAGGCGGGTCTTGTGCGGATGGGATGGATGAGCCGCATCAGCCAGGTGCTGGAGCCCACCGATCTCCTCTATGCCGTCGGACAGGGCGCCCTGGCCGTCGAGTGTCGCGCAAACGATGTCCAAGTGCTGGCGATGCTGCAGAAACTCATGTGCCTGAACACCACATGCCGCATTCTGGCGGAGCGGAGCTTCCTCAAGACATTGGGTGGCGGCTGCTCTGCCCCGGTGGCTGTTTGGAGCAATCTTCAGGGCGAACCCCTGAACGCCAACAGCCAGGATGTGGGCCTGTCCCTCACGGGCGCTGTCTGGAGTCTGGATGGTGCCATTGAGATCCGTAACCATCTGTCGTGCGCCTTGAGCGAGAAGCCAACGGGGAAACGCGgagcgcagcagcagctgcaggagcagcaggaaaacagcagcagctgcgaCTCCCCGCCGGCCTGCAAGCGACCAAGGAATGGGAACTGCagctcgggctcgggctctGGCTCCTCCGATTCCAACTCGAATTCTAGTAGTCCACCCCGCCCGCAGGGTAGTCCCCCCGTGATCTGTGAGGATGTGGCCGCCTGCGAGGCTCTGGCGGGGTACAGCGTGGAGCAGCTGACGGATCTGGCCAGCCAGTGCCCTGTTCTGAGCAACAATAACACTCTTGGTGCCGGCGGAGATGCAGGTGGAGGTGATGCCGACACCACCAATGCCAATGGGTGTCCGATGCAGAGGGATGTGATCTCTCATTCGGGGGGCGATGCAGCAGGAGATTCAGATACATCTTCCAATGTCAACCCGACCCCCCATTGTCCCCTGCAGATGCCAGTGGGCGTGGACTTTATGGGCGAGTGCCCCTACGTGAATAATGAGACGAAGATCTCGTATGCCAAGGCCGGCAAGTGTCCAGTGACCCATGCAGCAGCCGGGGCCGTACCTGCTCAACCGATTCTTCCCACTCCGCCGAGCAGTCGGGCCAGCATTGGCAGCAGCATCGGTGACGAGGTGGACAATGTGGCAACGGTGTCTTCCAAGTGCCCCTTCGCGGCCATGCATCAGGGCAGTGGCCTCGAGGCGCCGCCCAAAGAGAGCGGAGCCCCGGCCAAGTGCCCGTTCCTCCAGAAGACAGTGCAAATGTTCGACTACGCGGACGAGGAGCAGCCCAAGCCCCAGACGGTGCTCATTGAGGACGTGGACAATCTCTTCTGCGGCCTCTACCAGCATCCATGCTACAGCCGACAGGTGTACGAGCGAGCGAATCTGCTGGGCAAGAACCTCGCCGAGGAGCTGATCAAAAAGGGAGCCCTCGATGTGATGAAGATCGCCCAGGCAGAGATCCATGGCAAGGTGGGGACCACCACGACATCCTGA
- the LOC108151889 gene encoding zinc finger protein CG2199: MVNAKKDLLCDCCGTSNEPGKILSSKKAFYGNKLSDVLHAITQRHISPTLAIKVCFICFFKFVQCERTIQEAREFVDRKKSESAEEEDALDEAEAEVPKINQKPMKKRSFSVPGLGTLDPSMTTTTTSSKIVAPKPKRSAGKAAAPVAEANDDNDIHLDDSVSLLPAKPAIDKKNTSVMGVFGIAAENPVDLEVEVVADSESEEKGLIPETFECKRCDFKEKYPKKMKQHYMEVHGQQRPRIYFCPMCTKSFGVAKTLKEHAKAIHGLEMGKEKSGAGRAKTVEKEVQVAKGEVPAVKKSKKTAVKVVMEKAVENEAAAEDDDEEHIEVIEGEDTEVIKAKSPSPRKQSAVQPQTPIKHKSPQKLQTPVKSVQNIDEPDTPGLSVIRALNEHKKKDVPNTEYTFAINGSSASTPKPNGEPMPPSNDALICNICETEQPSVKTMQRHMSESHGIKKPKIFKCHKCEKSLASKQSLNYHLSWHLTNPDAEVTNKRKILHEEEPPLKRKKSFTTKEVEDDTDDVADGPPSSSLNKSKKLSLTSNVLAVSSSAKKSKKLSETANAVAVPSPKKSEKEPTVSLVSDEEKWVLPRPKKAKKEKQSSESESVNISNSNEQNESQAYPLEDMSEVNHKVQPHKREMLTSTCESTTADESEFNCSQCPKTTKSQRRLESHIAKMHGQSLKCSHCFKKFNSRQSYVVHFNECEGSDENPGLPCGVRKCTKIFQAVKFLEDHLKKRHHW, from the exons ATGGTTAATGCTAAAAAAGATCTACTGTGCGACTGCTGTGGCACCAGCAATGAACCCGGCAAGATTTTGTCGTCCAAAAAGGCGTTTTACGGCAACAAACTTAGCGACGTTCTGCACGCCATCACACAACGCCAT ATTTCACCCACTTTGGCCATCAAGGTGTGCTTCATTTGTTTCTTCAAATTTGTGCAATGCGAGCGCACAATACAGGAGGCTCGGGAGTTTGTCGACAGAAAAAAGAGCGAGAGCGCCGAAGAAGAAGATGCATTGGATGAGGCGGAGGCAGAGGTGCCAAAAATAAACCAAAAGCCGATGAAGAAGCGTAGTTTCTCCGTGCCTGGACTTGGGACCTTGGACCCGTCAATGACGACGACTACGACGTCGTCGAAAATCGTGGCACCAAAGCCCAAACGCTCTGCCGGGAAGGCTGCTGCTCCAGTGGCCGAGGCGAACGATGATAATGATATTCATCTAGATGACTCCGTGTCACTGTTGCCGGCAAAACCGGCAATCGACAAAAAAAACACCTCGGTGATGGGTGTATTCGGTATAGCAGCCGAGAATCCTGTCGATTTGGAGGTTGAGGTGGTGGCGGATAGCGAATCGGAGGAGAAGGGACTAATACCCGAAACATTCGAGTGCAAGCGGTGCGACTTCAAAGAGAAGTACCCAAAGAAAATGAAGCAACATTACATGGAAGTCCATGGACAGCAGCGTCCTCGAATTTACTTTTGCCCAATGTGCACAAAATCGTTCGGGGTTGCCAAAACCCTCAAGGAACACGCCAAGGCGATCCATGGCCTAGAAATGGGTAAAGAAAAGAGCGGCGCGGGCAGGGCTAAGACTGTCGAGAAGGAAGTTCAGGTGGCGAAGGGGGAAGTGCCGGCTGTAAAGAAAAGCAAAAAGACCGCTGTGAAAGTGGTAATGGAAAAGGCAGTAGAGAACGAGGCTGCAGCagaagatgatgatgaagaGCATATCGAAGTCATAGAAGGGGAGGATACCGAAGTCATAAAAGCAAAGAGCCCTTCTCCTAGAAAGCAGAGCGCTGTACAGCCCCAGACACCTATTAAACACAAGTCTCCACAGAAGCTTCAAACTCCAGTCAAATCGGTGCAGAACATCGATGAGCCAGATACGCCTGGGCTGTCTGTCATCCGAGCCTTGAAcgagcacaagaagaaggatgtGCCCAACACGGAGTACACATTTGCCATCAACGGGTCGAGTGCCTCGACGCCAAAGCCAAACGGCGAGCCAATGCCGCCGTCGAATGACGCGCTGATCTGCAACATTTGCGAAACGGAGCAGCCGTCCGTCAAGACGATGCAACGCCACATGTCCGAGTCGCATGGCATTAAGAAACCAAAGATTTTCAAGTGCCACAAATGCGAAAAGTCGCTGGCCAGCAAACAGTCGCTGAACTATCATTTGAGCTGGCATTTGACCAATCCCGATGCAGAGGTGACAAACAAACGGAAAATACTACACGAGGAGGAACCTCCCCTCAAGCGGAAGAAGAGTTTTACAACCAAAGAAGTGGAGGACGACACCGACGATGTGGCTGATGGGCCGCCGTCTTCTTCCCTCAACAAGAGCAAGAAGCTGTCGCTGACCTCCAATGTTCTGGCAGTGTCCTCTTCCGCCAAGAAGAGCAAGAAGCTGTCTGAGACTGCCAACGCTGTGGCTGTGCCTTCACCCAAGAAGAGCGAAAAGGAGCCTACGGTCTCGCTTGTCTCAGACGAAGAAAAATGGGTTCTGCCGCGTCCCAAGAAGGCGAAGAAGGAAAAACAGTCATCGGAGTCGGAGTCCGTCAACATCTCGAATAGCAACGAGCAGAATGAATCGCAGGCCTATCCTCTCGAAGATATGTCCGAAGTCAACCACAAAGTCCAGCCCCACAAGCGTGAAATGCTGACCTCCACCTGCGAGTCCACCACCGCAGACGAGTCCGAGTTCAACTGCAGCCAGTGCCCGAAAACTACCAAATCGCAGCGACGTCTCGAATCGCACATTGCCAAAATGCACGGCCAGTCTCTCAAGTGCAGCCACTGCTTCAAGAAGTTCAACAGTCGCCAGTCCTACGTGGTGCACTTTAATGAATGCGAGGGGAGCGACGAAAACCCAGGACTGCCGTGCGGCGTACGCAAGTGCACGAAGATCTTTCAGGCTGTTAAATTTTTGGAGGATCACTTGAAGAAGCGCCATCACTGGTAG